One Serratia liquefaciens genomic window, GCGGCGATGAGATCAGCCAGGAAAACATCATGACGCTGGCCACCGGCGTTGACGCCACCCAGCCGCAGGCGACTACCGCATGAATAATTCCATCCCTACGCTCAAGGAGCCGACCATGACTTCGAATCCATTGCCGCCAGGCGCAAAAAATCCGACGCTGAAACGGGCACTGTTGGGCGATATGATGCAAACCGTCGGTATCTTGCCGATATTGATCCTGATCGTCGCGGTTTTCGGCTTTGTCGCACCAAACTTCTTTACCGATGCCAACCTGCTGAATATCGCCCGGCAGGCGTCGATTAACATCGTGTTGGCGGCGGGCATGACCTTTATCATTCTGACCGGCGGTATCGATCTTTCGGTCGGTTCGATGCTGGGCACCACCGCGGTGGTAGCGATGGCGGTGTCACTGATGCCAGGCATGGCCGGAATGTCGATCCCGCTGGCGCTGCTGGCCGGTTTAGGCATGGGGCTGTTTAATGGTTTTCTGGTGGCCTACGCTGGTTTGCCGCCGTTTATTGTCACCCTCGGCACCTATACCGCGCTGCGCGGTGCCGCTTATCTGTTGGCGGACGGCACCACCATCATCAATTCCAATATCAGTTTTGAATGGATCGGCAACGCTTACCTGGGGCCTATCCCCTGGTTGGTGATTATCGCCTTTGCGGTGATTGCAGTGTGCTGGTTCATTCTGCGCCGCACGACGCTGGGGGTTCATATCTACGCGGTAGGCGGCAACATGCAGGCGGCGCGCCTGACCGGGATCAAGGTCGGTGCCGTGCTGCTGTTTGTCTATGGCATGAGCGGCCTGCTGTCCGGGTTGGGCGGAGTGATGAGCGCCTCGCGGCTGTACAGCGCCAACGGTAACCTTGGCATGGGCTATGAGCTTGATGCTATCGCCGCAGTCATTCTCGGCGGCACCAGCTTCGTCGGCGGCATCGGTACCATTACCGGTACGCTGGTAGGGGCGTTGATTATCGCCACCCTGAACAACGGCATGACGTTGATGGGCGTCTCTTACTTCTGGCAACTGGTGATCAAAGGAGCGGTGATCATCATAGCAGTGCTGATTGATAAGTACCGCACCCGCAATTATCAACATTGATTTATCCGTCACCGACGCCCACCGGGGCAGGTTTTTCGTATCTCAGAAAATAATGGGGAAAACACTATGCGTTTCAAGCCATTGATTACCGCTTTGCTGGTTACCGCCGCACTCGGCAGCGCTTCGTTGGTGCAGGCGAAAGAATTGAAATCGATTGGGGTGACGGTGGGCGATTTGGCCAACCCGTTCTTTGTGCAGATCACCAAGGGTGCGGAACTGAAAGCGCGCGAACTGGCCGGTGACAAGGTTAACGTGACGCTGGTGTCGAGCGGTTACGATCTCGGTCAGCAGGTGGCGCAGATCGATAACTTTATCGCCGCCAAGGTGGATATGATCATCCTGAACGCCGCAGATTCCAAAGGGATCGGCCCGGCGGTAAAACGCGCCAAAGACGCCGGCATCGTGGTGGTGGCGGTGGACGTGGCGGCGGAAGGTGCCGATGCCACCATCACCTCGGACAACACCCAGGCCGGCGCCATGGCCTGTAAATACATCAGCGATCGCCTGAAAGAGAAAGGCAACGTGGTGATCATCAATGGCCCACCGGTGTCCGCGGTACAGAACCGGGTGGAAGGCTGCATGACCGAACTGAAGAAACACTCGGAGATCAAGCTGCTGTCCTATAACCAGAACGCCAAGGGCAGCCGCGAAGGCGGGCTGGAGATCATGACCGCGCTGTTGGCGGCCAATCCGAAGATCGACGGCGTATTTGCGATTAACGATCCTACGGCGATCGGTGCCGATCTGGCAGCCAAGCAGGCGCAGCGCAGCGAATTCTTTATCGTTGGCGTAGACGGATCGCCGGACGGCGAAGAGGCGCTCAAGCGCGGCGGAAAATCGCTGTTTGTGGCGACACCGGCACAGGATCCGCAGGTGATGGCGGCCAAAGCGGTCGAGATCGGTTACGAAATTCTGCAGGGTAAACCCGCACCAACCGGTCCGGTGCTGATCCCGGTCACCATGATCGATAAAAACAATATTGGCAGCTACAAAGGCTGGACGGTGAAATAACCTGTTATCGGCGGGGTCTGCTACGCCAGGCCCCTCATTTCATCCCCACTTCCGGAGGCGATATGAACCGTTCCGCCGTGAACCAGACTCTGCAACAAACCCAGCATTTTTTTGCCCGCTTCGACGTCCATCTGCCGCCCTTTGCCCACTTTAGCCTGCCGGTCTGGCGTCAGCTCGATCGCCAGCCGTGGCAGGAAGTATTCGACCTGAAGTTGGGTTGGGACGTCACGGCGTTCGGCGGCGATGATTTTGCTCACAAGGGGCTCACGCTGTTCACGTTGCGAAACGGTTCGCCCGGCGGTCGACCTTATGCCAAATGCTATGCGGAGAAAATAATGCATTGCCGTGAAGCGCAGGTGACGCCGATGCATTTCCACTGGCGCAAGCGGGAAGACATCATCAATCGCGGTGGCGGCAACCTGATCGTCGAGCTGCATAACGCCGATCCGCAGGAAGGGCTGGCCGATAGCCCGGTGAGCGTGACCCTGGACGGTTGCCGACAAACCCATACTGCCGGTTCGCGCCTGCGGCTGGCGCCGGGGGAAAGCATCTGCCTGACGCCGGGGATCTATCACAGCTTTTGGGGCGAGGAAGGTTTCGGCGACGTGCTGGTGGGGGAGGTCTCTACGGTGAATGACGACGACAGCGATAACCGCTTCCTGACGCCGCTCAGCCGCTTTAGCCAGATCGAAGAGGATCAGCCGCCCCAGTGGTTGCTGTGTAACGAGTACTTGCGCTTTATCGATTAAGGAGATGCACCATGGCATTGATTTCACTGGCACAGGGGCTATCGCACGCGCGTCAACACGGCTATGCGCTTGGCGCGTTCAACGTGCTCGACAGCCACTTCCTGCGCGCGCTGTTTACCGCCGCGCAGGCCGCGCGATCGCCCTTTATCATCAATATTGCCGAAGTCCACTTTAAGTACGTCTCGCTGGAGTCTTTGGTCGCGGCGATCAAAAGCGAAGCGGCGCAGCACGACATTCCGGTGGTGTTGAACCTCGATCACGGTCTGCATTTTGAGGCGGTGGTGCAGGCATTGCGGCTGGGATTCAGCTCGGTGATGTTCGACGGTTCCGGGCTGAGTTACGAAGAAAATGTGCGCCAAACGCAGGAAGTGGTGCGCATGTGTCATGCGGTGGGCGTCTCGGTGGAGGCCGAGCTGGGTGCCGTCGGCGGTGACGAAGGCGGTGCTCTGTATGGCGAGGCCGACAGCAATAAATTTACCGACCCGCAGCGGGC contains:
- a CDS encoding ABC transporter permease subunit; its protein translation is MTSNPLPPGAKNPTLKRALLGDMMQTVGILPILILIVAVFGFVAPNFFTDANLLNIARQASINIVLAAGMTFIILTGGIDLSVGSMLGTTAVVAMAVSLMPGMAGMSIPLALLAGLGMGLFNGFLVAYAGLPPFIVTLGTYTALRGAAYLLADGTTIINSNISFEWIGNAYLGPIPWLVIIAFAVIAVCWFILRRTTLGVHIYAVGGNMQAARLTGIKVGAVLLFVYGMSGLLSGLGGVMSASRLYSANGNLGMGYELDAIAAVILGGTSFVGGIGTITGTLVGALIIATLNNGMTLMGVSYFWQLVIKGAVIIIAVLIDKYRTRNYQH
- a CDS encoding ABC transporter substrate-binding protein — translated: MRFKPLITALLVTAALGSASLVQAKELKSIGVTVGDLANPFFVQITKGAELKARELAGDKVNVTLVSSGYDLGQQVAQIDNFIAAKVDMIILNAADSKGIGPAVKRAKDAGIVVVAVDVAAEGADATITSDNTQAGAMACKYISDRLKEKGNVVIINGPPVSAVQNRVEGCMTELKKHSEIKLLSYNQNAKGSREGGLEIMTALLAANPKIDGVFAINDPTAIGADLAAKQAQRSEFFIVGVDGSPDGEEALKRGGKSLFVATPAQDPQVMAAKAVEIGYEILQGKPAPTGPVLIPVTMIDKNNIGSYKGWTVK
- a CDS encoding D-lyxose/D-mannose family sugar isomerase; translated protein: MNRSAVNQTLQQTQHFFARFDVHLPPFAHFSLPVWRQLDRQPWQEVFDLKLGWDVTAFGGDDFAHKGLTLFTLRNGSPGGRPYAKCYAEKIMHCREAQVTPMHFHWRKREDIINRGGGNLIVELHNADPQEGLADSPVSVTLDGCRQTHTAGSRLRLAPGESICLTPGIYHSFWGEEGFGDVLVGEVSTVNDDDSDNRFLTPLSRFSQIEEDQPPQWLLCNEYLRFID
- a CDS encoding ketose 1,6-bisphosphate aldolase, producing MALISLAQGLSHARQHGYALGAFNVLDSHFLRALFTAAQAARSPFIINIAEVHFKYVSLESLVAAIKSEAAQHDIPVVLNLDHGLHFEAVVQALRLGFSSVMFDGSGLSYEENVRQTQEVVRMCHAVGVSVEAELGAVGGDEGGALYGEADSNKFTDPQRAREFVELTGIDALAVAIGNAHGKYKGEPKLDFERLAAIQQQAGIPLVLHGGSGISDADFKRAISLGIHKINFYTGMSQAALGAIEQRMTQRHAIYDEFAEVLLAVERSISEVVQQQMHIFGSAGRL